A window of Microbispora hainanensis genomic DNA:
AAGGGGGTGCCGAACCGGTCGGCGAGATCCGCGACCGGGATGCCCTGGACGGCGTACGCATCGGTCATGAGCCCTCCCTGGGCTGGAGCACACCGGCCAGGGCGGCCCGAGCGGCTTCGTCGAGCGCCGCCAGCCGGTCGTGGTCGGGAGCGGTGAGCAGGGTGTAGAGCCGGCCCTGGTGTGGCGGGCCGTCACCGGTGCCGGCGTTGACGGTGCCGGCGTTGACGGTGCCGAAGCAGGTGACGACGACCCGGCCGCCCGGCGCCGGGGACAGCAACGGGCCGAGCACCCGGCGCAGGTCGTCGAAGACGATCGGCGCCGCCGACCGCACCGGGTAGTGCCGGGCCAAGGCCACGTGACCCGGCTGGTGGAACAGCTCGGTCATCCCGCCCTGGTAGGTCGACATGTTGAGCCTGGCGTTGATCTCCAGGACCGGGTAGACCCGCTCGTCTTCCGCGACGATCGCGTCGATGCCCGCCACCCCGGAGAACCCGTCGGCGGCCAGCCGGCCGCCCACCTCCGCGGCGGCGCGGCGCAGCAGCGCGTGCTGGTCCGCGCCGAGCTCGGGAGGCATGAGATGCCCCTGGTGGACGCCGCGCTCGGTCAACGCCTGCTTGACGAAGTCGAACCGCACGTCGCCACGGCGGTCGACGGTGATCTGGTAGTTCAGGTCGGCGCGTTTGGGGATCCAGCGCTCGACCACCACCGCGAGACGGTCGTCACCGGTGCGGGCCGCGCGCCGCTCCACGATGCGCAGCAGCCGGTCGGCCTTGGCCGGGGTGTCGAGCACGACCAGGCCCTTGCCGGAGACGCCGTACGCGTCCTTGACCACCACCGGCTTCGAGGCGCCGGCCGCCTCGGCGAGCGCGTCCCGCAGCTCACCGAGCGACTCGCAGCACCATCCGGGCACGGCGGGCAGCCCGAGCTCCTCGGTGATCCTGCGGCTGTAGATCTTGCTGTTGACCCGCTCGAA
This region includes:
- a CDS encoding ATP-grasp domain-containing protein — protein: MTRESTDYLQRLKTALTGDPATPLAFLCNFEVEAQWARHHVGLPAPAAAPTAIVQRMEELGILLAGPGDVLVVKHAPDEGYLRYLEEDLGVGLPEVLVPESTTPDRSTAEDLLNSPRALDRLSLLGRRGAQLMPMGTSEHEEKLAVSAQVPLAVPDAATFERVNSKIYSRRITEELGLPAVPGWCCESLGELRDALAEAAGASKPVVVKDAYGVSGKGLVVLDTPAKADRLLRIVERRAARTGDDRLAVVVERWIPKRADLNYQITVDRRGDVRFDFVKQALTERGVHQGHLMPPELGADQHALLRRAAAEVGGRLAADGFSGVAGIDAIVAEDERVYPVLEINARLNMSTYQGGMTELFHQPGHVALARHYPVRSAAPIVFDDLRRVLGPLLSPAPGGRVVVTCFGTVNAGTVNAGTGDGPPHQGRLYTLLTAPDHDRLAALDEAARAALAGVLQPREGS